ACGATGTCCCAGGTGTCACCGGCTGTTCGGGACATGCGTCCTCCCTCGTCGAGTAAGAAACCCGAGGCACCGCGCCCTGCCGGGCTAGAAACGAAGTTCGGGCAACTGACGAAAACTGTACACGCGGAACGCAGCTGGCTACCGCGGCCGCGAGGCAGACGGGTCGCGGCGAAATCAGCCGCTTTGCAAGCGAATCCGCCGGCATCGTTCGGCGAACGGGCATGGTGCGGCAAAGGCGGGCGGCGGCCGGGGCCCGCCGGATCAGGGCGCGGGAATGCGGCGGACGGTGCCTTGGTTGGCTTGGGGTAAGACTTCTCGGCGCAGGGGAGGCCGGCGTGCGGACGAGCGAGCGCTATTGCGGCGCAGTGCGAGTACAGTCGCGGCTGCCGGCGCCATGGAGAAGCGGCAGCAGCGGCCGGCATCCGTTCGGACAGTCGCCCACCGGTGAGGATCTCGGATGAAGTTTTTGTTGATCACGCTGATCACCCATGTCCCGGATCCGGTGTCGGGTGAGCGGAAGAGCACGGCGGACCGGCTGCGCGATGTGCTGGACAAGGCGGTGCTTGCCGAGGAGTTGGGTTTCGACGGCTTTGCCGTCGGCGAGCGCCATGAGGATCCGTTCATCTCGTCGTCGCCGCCGGTGGTACTGAGCAACATCGCCGCGCGCACCTCGAAAATCAGTCTGTTCACCGGCGTTACGACGTTGAGCCTGCTGGATCCGGTCCGCGCGTTCGAGGATTATTCGACTCTCGACAACCTCTCGGGCGGCCGTCTCGAGTTGATCATCGGCAAGGGCAACGGCGCGGCACAGGCTCAGCTGTTCAACGTGACGACCGAGGACCAATGGGAGCGCAACCGCGAGGGCTACGAGCTGTTCCGATTGCTCTGGGAGAGTGAGGATGTGACCTGGTCGGGGCGGTTCCGCCCACCACTGGACCACGTCAAAGCACTCCCCCGACCGCTGCAGAAGCGGATACGGATATGGCACGGCAGCGCGACGAGTAAAGATTCCGTCGACCTCGCGGCCCGTCACGGTGATCCGCTCTTCTCCGCCAACGTCATCCAATCCGTCGAGCCGTACGCCGAGCTGGTGCGCCACTATCGGCAGCGCTGGGAGTTCTACGGTCGTCGACCCGAGGACGCCCTGGTCGGCGCCGGCACTGCGGGCTTTTACATCACGCGCAAGTCCCAGGAAGCGGTCGACACTTATCGACCGATGTTCGAGGCGCGTCTGCAGTTTGCGCGCCGCGCCGGACTGCCGGTCGTGTTCGAGTCGATCGAAGATTTCCTCGAGCGCAGTTCGGCGTTGGTCGGCAGTCCCGAGCAGGTGATCGACAAGGTCGGTCGGTACCACGAGCAGCTCGGGCACGAAGTGATGCACCTGTCCGCCGATGCGGATGGGGTGTCGTCCAGCCAGCAGCGTCGCAGCTTTGAACTCTTTCAGTCCGAGGTCGCTCCCGTGCTTCGGCAGCGCATTCCCAGTCGCCCGCTCATTGCGCAGCAGATCCGGGAAGTGCCGCAAGTGCCTGTCGGGTAACTACTTCCAGGCAAAGACGGGCTGCTCGAGTTGGTCGACGGGATCGGATCGGCCTTCCAGGCACAGCCAACGCAGCTGGAGCAGCACGGCGCCGGTGGGCGCGTGGATGAGGTCATTGCCCAATGGGATTTGCACGACCGGTCGCGGACTCTCCGCGATGGTGATGAACCGGGGCGAGTCGGAGCGTTGCAGCTGGTGTAACCCGACTCGGTACACCGCCACCACCTCGTCGGGGGCGGGCTGGAGATCGAGCCGCCCGCCGCCCCACAGCACCACCGGGGTGATCACGTAGCCCGAGCGGGTCGGGTAATCGTCGAGCAGACCGAGCACGGTCACCGCGGGCAGCTCCACACCGACCTCTTCGCGCAGTTCACGCAGCGCTGCTTCGGTCGCCGTCTCACCGGGATCGACGCGGCCACCCGGAAGCGCCCACTGCGCTGCGTGCGAGGTGAGACGAGAAGCTCTGCGGCACAGCAGAAATGCCGCACCGCCGGAGACGTCGACCATCCGTCCGTCCAAGTGGGTCGCCGGCATTGGCCGCCCGGCGTTCCAGTCGGCCACCGACACCGGATCGACCCGGTCCTCACCCACCTCGGAATCGACCAGCACCACCGCGACGGCGGCGTGCCGCTTGGTCGGGTCGGTTACGACGCGGCGTTCGTGGCCGACCAGGTGCTCGCGGATCCGTTCCCGCAGCGCCTCGTCATAGGGGATGGGCACGGCTCGAGCCTAGGCCGAGACACTTCTCACAGCAGCGGGCCGGTACGCCCAGGTATAGTCGACAATACTTAGATGTCGGCGGCGGCCGAGCTCGTCGATCGATCAGCAACCATCCCGGTGAGGCAATCTTGGCAACGACGGCGCCGGTATCGGACGCCCGCGCGACGGCGACAGTCATAGTGGTCTCCGCCGCGGCCTTCCTGGCCAGCCTGGACCTGTTCATCGTCAACATCGCCTTCCCGGACATCCGCGGCGCCTTCCATACCGCCGACCTGGGCGCGATGTCGTGGATCCTCAACGGTTACACACTGGTGTTCGCCGCGTTCCTGACTCCGGCCGGCCGCCTCGGCGACCGTTACGGCCATCGCCGAGTGTTCCAAATCGGCTTGGCCGTCTTCACTCTCGGATCCGCCGCCTGCGGGGTAGCGGAATCGTTTGATCTGTTGCTGGCGTCCCGTGTCGTTCAGGCGTTCGGGGCGGCCATGCTGATGCCGAGTTCGCTCGCGCTGCTGCTGGCTGCGGTTCCCGCTTCGCGGCGCGCGCTCGCCGTCAGCACCTGGTCTGCGGTGGCCGCGATGGCAGCCGCAATGGGACCGCCCGTCGGCGGGTGGCTCGTCGAATTTTCTTGGCGTTGGATCTTTTTCGTCAACCTGCCGGTAGCAGTGCTGGCGCTGGTCGCCGGGCGTTACGTGCTGGCCAGAACGGCAGGCAGCGGCGTCGGGGTCCCGGATCTGTTCGGTGCACTCGCCCTGGTGCTGGGTGTCGGGGCACTGGTGTGGGTGCTGATCGAACTGCCCGTGACCAGCGTGCCCAGGGTCGTCGTCGCGCTCGTCGGCGCCGGGTGTGCTCTGGCCCTGACCATTTGGCGTTCGCTACGCCATCCGTCGCCGGCATTGGATCTGGCTGCCGTGCGGGTGGTGCCGATCTGGTCCAGCTGCCTGGCCCTGCTGCTGTTCGCCGCGGCGTTCGGCGCGATGCTGCTGGGCAACGTCATGCTGCTGACGTCGGTGTGGGGCAAGCCGCCGGCCGCCGCGGGTTGGTGCCTGTCGCCCGGTCCGGTGGTCGTCGTGTTCGTTTCGCTGACGTTCGCCCACCGGCTGATCGGAAAATACGGGGTTGCTGTGGTCGCCGCGACCGGGGCGACGCTCTACGCGGCCGGGATTGTGATCTGGCTGTTCCGGGTCGGCCCCGAGCCGCACTACCTCACGGATTTCCTTCCGGGCCAATTGTTTACCGGCGCCGGAGTGGGGCTGGTGATGCCCAGCCTCTCCGCGGTCAGCGGCCTGGTGCTGCCGGCACACCGGTGGGGCGCAGGCTCGGCGCTGACCAATACCGCCCGCCAGTTGGGGACGGTGTTCGGCACCGCGATCCTGACGATGATCTACCAACCGGGGATCGACTTGACCGCGATCCGGCGAGGATGGGCGTTCATCGTCGCGGCCGCCGCGGCATCGGCACTGATCGCCGTGGCGCTGGCAGTCTGGTGGAAGGCCACGGGCAGCGGGTTGACGGTATCCGCCGGCGTCGGACACGATGAACCGCAGGGCGCAGGAGCCGGGGAGGTGCAATGCCTGACATCACCAGGCTGATCCTCGCCGACCACGACTGGTTCCGTGAACAGTTCGCCCGGCTGGACGATCTGCAGGCCCAGACACCGCTCAACATCCGGGCGCTCGAGCGGGTGTGGCGTCCGCTTGCCGACAAACTCGATGTGCACGCCTACATCGAGGAGAAGATCTTCTACCCGCAACTGCTCCGGCGCGGCTCCGACGATCCCGAAGGCGAAACGCTGGATGCCATCGGCGATCACAATGACATCCGCGACGGCGTGCGCGACGCCAATACGGTCGGCATCGGGACCGAACTGTGGTGGCAGGCCGTCGGCCGCACCCGTAAAGCCAACGACGACCACATGGGCGAGGAAGAACGCGAAGGCCTGGCGGACTTCCGGCGCAACGCCCCGATCGGCCTGCGCGAGGCCCTCGGACGGCAATACCGGGAATTCATGGCCCAGCACCCGACCACCAAAGGACTCGAGATCGTCGACCGTGACCCCGAGGCCTACCTCGAAGAGGTGGCGCAACCGGATCCCAAGCCCTCGGACTCCTCGCTCGGGATTGGCAGCCTGAAGGGCTTGTGAAGCGGGCCGGGGCCGATCCCGAATTCAGTTCTGCCGGCCCGCCAGCTCGGTGACGAACCGGTCGATGAAGCCGTCCACCGCTGCGCCGCCGGCGGGCCGGATCACGAACTTCGTCAATCCCGCCTCCAGGTAACCGTCGAGCTGCCGGTGCAGCCGATCCCAATCCGCGGCGATCAGCTCCGCGGGATCGACGTCGGGGCGACGTCGCCGGGCCGCGGCGACCAGCTCCGCAGACAACTCGCCCTCGGCAACGGCCAGCGAGATGCCGAAGTGATCGGGCTCGATCTGTCGGCCGGATTGCTCGGCGGCTTGCTCGATCGCCCGACGCCCGGCGCGGGCCTCGGCCGGGGTGAGGAAGCTACCCAACCAGCCATCCGCCAACGCGCCGATGCGTCGAAATGCCGCTGGCGCGGAGCCACCCAGCCAAATATCCAGTGGGGGTGCGGGTTTGGGTGTAATTACCGCACCGCTGACGCTGAAGTAGCGGCCATGGTAGGTGGCGACATCTTCGACCAGCGCCGCACGCAACACGCGCAGCGATTCGTCGAACACCGCCGCGCGCTCTCCGTCGGGAACCGGGAAGATCTCCCGCTCGGCGGGTATCGCCGAACGCAGTCCGAAGACCGGTAGCACCCGTTTGGGCGCGACGGCCGCCAACGACGCCAGCTGTTTGGCCACCAACACCGGATGACGACCCGGCAGCACTGCCACGGAAGTGCCCACCTTCAAGCGGGTCGTCCGGGCGAGGGCGTAGGCCATGCCGACAATGGGGTCGACCGTGGGGGCGTAGATGAGCTCGGAGAACCAGAGGGAGTCCACGCCGTTGGCCTCCAGATGATCGACAATGGCTGACAGTTGGTCGGGCGCGCTGTCCGCCCCCAGGCTCACCCCGAAGCGAATCTTCACCAGCGCCTCCGTCCGTGTCTGGTCGACATACCGTCGACATACCGTCGACATACCCAAGCCAACACGCCGCGGGCGCCGTTTGTGCCGGTGTCGCTGGTTGCTTACTTCGGAGCGAACTTCTCGGCCAGCTGCACCGCCTCGGCCTGGATGCGCTCGAATTGCGCGCTCATCGCTTCGGACAGCACCGTCGCCCCCGAGAGCGGACGCACCATGACCATGAAGTCGTCGATCAGGCCGTTCTCGTCGACGTGCAGGAAATCGCAGCCGTTGATTTTCTTGCCCGACACCACGGTCTCGAAGACCAGGGCGTGGTCGCGGCCGTCGGCGCCGGCGATCTCCCGGACGTAGCGGAAGTCCTCGAAGATCCGCAGCACGCCGCGCAGAATCGCCGCAGTGATCGGCTTGCCGACGTACGGCTTGAACGCCACCGGGCTGGTGAACACCACGTTGTCGGCCAGCAGTGCCTGAATGGCTACCTCATCGCGGTCCTCGACCGCTTTGCGGAACGGATGCATCACATCATGGTGCCGGATCGGTGAGGTAATGCACGAACACCGGTCGCAGCCACTCGACGAGCCGGGCGTCGTCCATGTCGACCAGGGGCGGCAGGCCCAGGATGTAGCGGGCCGTCGCCAGGCCCAGGATCTGCGATCCGACCAGGGCGGCCCGCTCAGGAGCCCGGTCCGGGACTACGGCGGCCAGCGCCGGAGCCACCTGGTCGACGAACACCGCGAGCAACGCGTCGGCGGCCGTGCGGTTGGTTGCCGCCGCCCGCAACATCGGCAGCATCGGGCCGTGCGGTCCCCAGACAGCGATGAACATCGGCAACACCAGCTCGGCCACCCGGTCGGGGGCCACGCCGGACAGCTCGGGAAACGTGACGTCGAAGCGCGAGGCCGCCGCGAAGAGCTCCGCCTTGCTGCCGAAGTAGTGCATGACCAGCGCCGGGTCCACGCCGGCCGCCGCGGCCACTGAACGAATGGTGGTGCGTTCGAAGCCGTGGCTGCCGAATTGTGTCCGCGCGGTACGCAAAATCGTCGACCGGGTGGCCTCTCCATCGCGTGCCTTGGGCGGCATGCCCGCAGTGTATTCAACAACTGTTGACACCTCCTCCGCGGGGGTCTACCGTTTGAGTTCAACAACTGTTGAACTCTGTATGAGGGGGTGCGGCCATGGCCGTCACAGCCATCCAAATCGGACTCGACCCCGAGGTGATCGACTACTCCTCGCCGGATTTTGCTCAATTCGCCGGCCTGTCAAAGGACAAGCTGCGCGCCGCCAACAACGACAACGTCGCCGCGTTGCGCGCCGCCGGGTATGAGGTGGACAACTGCCTGATCGAGTTCGGCGAGGCGGGGGCCGGCAAGGCGCGGCAGTGGCTGCGGGCCAAGCGATACGACGCGGTGCTCATCGGGGCCGGTGTGCGACTGGTTGCCAGCAACACACTGTTGTTCGAATCGATCGTCAACGCCGCTCACCTCACCCAACCGGGGTGTCGTTTCGTCTTCAACCGCGCGGCCGTCGCGACCCCCGACGACATCCGTCGCTGGTATCCGCACCCCCAGGCGGTGGCACGATGACCACTGCGCACGTCGACGTTGTGATCGTCGGCGCGGGACCGACGGGGCTGATCGCCGCCGGCGACCTTGCCCGCGCGGGCCGTTCGGTCACCGTGCTGGAGCGCCGCCCCACGATCAACCCGTCCAGCCGCGCATTCGCGACCATGGCTCGCACGCTCGAGGTGCTCGATGCTCGTGGGCTGGCCGACGATCTGCTGGCCCGGTCGCACCGGGCCCCGGGTGTCACACTTTTCGGCGGTGCCCGCATTGATCTCACGCATCTGGACTCGCCCTATCAATTCGTGATGATCACCCCGCAGACCAACATCGACCGGGCGCTGGCCGAGTACGCCGCCGTGCAGGGCGCCGACCTGCGGCGCGGTGTCGAAGTCGTCGACGTGGCTGCCGATCCCGATGGGGTCACCGTGACCGCACAGTCGCACGGCGATGGTAGCGTCGATGAAACGTGTTGGCGCGCACGCTATCTCATCGCTGCCGATGGGGCACACAGCACGGTGCGCAAGCTGGTGGGCGCGGATTTTCCTGGACGGACGATTCTGTCGTCGATCGTTCTCGCCGACGTGAAGCTGGCGCACGGCCCGACCGGGCGCGGCCTGACGGTGAGCAGCACGCAAAAAGTGTTCGCGTTCCTGGCACCCTACGACGCCCGCGACGCCGACGGAGCGTGGTATCGCACGATGGTGTGGGACCGTGACAATCAGCTGCCCGACAGCGCGCCCGCGGGATACGCAGAAATTGCCGGCGTCCTGGCGCGGTCGATGGGCGCCGACCCCGGTCTGCTGGAGGTGGGCTGGAGATCCCGATTCCATTGCGACGAGCGTCAAGTCGAACAGTATCGCCATGGCCGGGTCTTTCTGGCCGGTGATGCCGCACATGTGCACT
This Mycobacterium simiae DNA region includes the following protein-coding sequences:
- a CDS encoding nuclear transport factor 2 family protein, which produces MHPFRKAVEDRDEVAIQALLADNVVFTSPVAFKPYVGKPITAAILRGVLRIFEDFRYVREIAGADGRDHALVFETVVSGKKINGCDFLHVDENGLIDDFMVMVRPLSGATVLSEAMSAQFERIQAEAVQLAEKFAPK
- a CDS encoding FAD-dependent oxidoreductase, with amino-acid sequence MTTAHVDVVIVGAGPTGLIAAGDLARAGRSVTVLERRPTINPSSRAFATMARTLEVLDARGLADDLLARSHRAPGVTLFGGARIDLTHLDSPYQFVMITPQTNIDRALAEYAAVQGADLRRGVEVVDVAADPDGVTVTAQSHGDGSVDETCWRARYLIAADGAHSTVRKLVGADFPGRTILSSIVLADVKLAHGPTGRGLTVSSTQKVFAFLAPYDARDADGAWYRTMVWDRDNQLPDSAPAGYAEIAGVLARSMGADPGLLEVGWRSRFHCDERQVEQYRHGRVFLAGDAAHVHSPMGGQGMNTGIQDAANLAWKIDAVLGGADDAVLDTYHDERHPIARRVLLQSGLMARGITLYPRIARGMRNLLAPRLLRIPQVRDAVAGSFAGTTLRYPHRSGEASLVGTRASRIPLRQGRIAELQRTAGFVLIRENGAPVVDAGRLPQAERADTGPALLVRPDGYIAWAGDSADRFAWAATLARWTGQSGAERLSCQTR
- a CDS encoding TIGR03854 family LLM class F420-dependent oxidoreductase, producing the protein MKIRFGVSLGADSAPDQLSAIVDHLEANGVDSLWFSELIYAPTVDPIVGMAYALARTTRLKVGTSVAVLPGRHPVLVAKQLASLAAVAPKRVLPVFGLRSAIPAEREIFPVPDGERAAVFDESLRVLRAALVEDVATYHGRYFSVSGAVITPKPAPPLDIWLGGSAPAAFRRIGALADGWLGSFLTPAEARAGRRAIEQAAEQSGRQIEPDHFGISLAVAEGELSAELVAAARRRRPDVDPAELIAADWDRLHRQLDGYLEAGLTKFVIRPAGGAAVDGFIDRFVTELAGRQN
- a CDS encoding NUDIX hydrolase, giving the protein MPIPYDEALRERIREHLVGHERRVVTDPTKRHAAVAVVLVDSEVGEDRVDPVSVADWNAGRPMPATHLDGRMVDVSGGAAFLLCRRASRLTSHAAQWALPGGRVDPGETATEAALRELREEVGVELPAVTVLGLLDDYPTRSGYVITPVVLWGGGRLDLQPAPDEVVAVYRVGLHQLQRSDSPRFITIAESPRPVVQIPLGNDLIHAPTGAVLLQLRWLCLEGRSDPVDQLEQPVFAWK
- a CDS encoding MFS transporter, whose amino-acid sequence is MATTAPVSDARATATVIVVSAAAFLASLDLFIVNIAFPDIRGAFHTADLGAMSWILNGYTLVFAAFLTPAGRLGDRYGHRRVFQIGLAVFTLGSAACGVAESFDLLLASRVVQAFGAAMLMPSSLALLLAAVPASRRALAVSTWSAVAAMAAAMGPPVGGWLVEFSWRWIFFVNLPVAVLALVAGRYVLARTAGSGVGVPDLFGALALVLGVGALVWVLIELPVTSVPRVVVALVGAGCALALTIWRSLRHPSPALDLAAVRVVPIWSSCLALLLFAAAFGAMLLGNVMLLTSVWGKPPAAAGWCLSPGPVVVVFVSLTFAHRLIGKYGVAVVAATGATLYAAGIVIWLFRVGPEPHYLTDFLPGQLFTGAGVGLVMPSLSAVSGLVLPAHRWGAGSALTNTARQLGTVFGTAILTMIYQPGIDLTAIRRGWAFIVAAAAASALIAVALAVWWKATGSGLTVSAGVGHDEPQGAGAGEVQCLTSPG
- a CDS encoding TetR/AcrR family transcriptional regulator, coding for MPPKARDGEATRSTILRTARTQFGSHGFERTTIRSVAAAAGVDPALVMHYFGSKAELFAAASRFDVTFPELSGVAPDRVAELVLPMFIAVWGPHGPMLPMLRAAATNRTAADALLAVFVDQVAPALAAVVPDRAPERAALVGSQILGLATARYILGLPPLVDMDDARLVEWLRPVFVHYLTDPAP
- a CDS encoding hemerythrin domain-containing protein produces the protein MPDITRLILADHDWFREQFARLDDLQAQTPLNIRALERVWRPLADKLDVHAYIEEKIFYPQLLRRGSDDPEGETLDAIGDHNDIRDGVRDANTVGIGTELWWQAVGRTRKANDDHMGEEEREGLADFRRNAPIGLREALGRQYREFMAQHPTTKGLEIVDRDPEAYLEEVAQPDPKPSDSSLGIGSLKGL
- a CDS encoding LLM class flavin-dependent oxidoreductase → MKFLLITLITHVPDPVSGERKSTADRLRDVLDKAVLAEELGFDGFAVGERHEDPFISSSPPVVLSNIAARTSKISLFTGVTTLSLLDPVRAFEDYSTLDNLSGGRLELIIGKGNGAAQAQLFNVTTEDQWERNREGYELFRLLWESEDVTWSGRFRPPLDHVKALPRPLQKRIRIWHGSATSKDSVDLAARHGDPLFSANVIQSVEPYAELVRHYRQRWEFYGRRPEDALVGAGTAGFYITRKSQEAVDTYRPMFEARLQFARRAGLPVVFESIEDFLERSSALVGSPEQVIDKVGRYHEQLGHEVMHLSADADGVSSSQQRRSFELFQSEVAPVLRQRIPSRPLIAQQIREVPQVPVG